The Paenibacillus sp. RUD330 genome has a segment encoding these proteins:
- a CDS encoding iron ABC transporter permease → MRLTGLFLVMALLAFAVLCSIAFGTADIPLGHVIGSFTGYSGTQEQLIIRTARVPRALIAASVGACLAVAGALMQVITRNPIASPSTFGVNAGAAFFAVIGAGLLGFESMQAQTWMALAGAGISGLIVFVMGSMGKDGMTPVKITLAGASIAAFFASVTQGYMLTSGKMFDQVLVWLVGSVAGREMNALTAVLPYMGIGMLLAIVLSRHLNVLAMGDDIAQGLGQSTARMKGAAALSIILLAGASVAAAGPVAFVGIIVPHIVRRIAGSDYRWIIPYCAVVGALLLVAADLGSRYIAMPKEVPVGVMTAVIGVPFFVYIARSGRVAR, encoded by the coding sequence ATGAGACTTACGGGCTTATTCCTAGTTATGGCGCTTCTGGCCTTCGCGGTTCTATGCAGCATCGCATTCGGGACGGCCGATATTCCGCTCGGCCATGTCATCGGCTCCTTCACCGGGTACAGCGGAACGCAGGAGCAGCTTATCATCCGGACGGCGCGGGTTCCCCGGGCGCTGATCGCGGCCTCCGTAGGCGCCTGCCTCGCCGTGGCCGGAGCGCTCATGCAGGTCATCACGCGCAATCCCATCGCATCTCCAAGCACCTTCGGCGTGAATGCGGGGGCGGCTTTTTTTGCTGTCATCGGCGCGGGGCTGCTCGGCTTCGAGAGCATGCAGGCCCAGACCTGGATGGCTCTGGCTGGAGCGGGAATCAGCGGGCTGATTGTATTTGTGATGGGCAGCATGGGCAAGGACGGCATGACCCCGGTGAAAATCACTCTGGCCGGAGCGTCCATCGCCGCCTTTTTCGCATCCGTAACGCAAGGGTATATGCTGACCAGCGGAAAAATGTTCGATCAGGTGCTCGTCTGGCTTGTCGGCTCCGTCGCGGGCCGAGAGATGAACGCCTTGACCGCCGTGCTTCCCTATATGGGCATCGGAATGCTTCTGGCGATCGTTCTGTCCCGACATCTCAACGTGCTCGCCATGGGCGACGACATCGCCCAAGGACTCGGGCAGAGCACGGCACGGATGAAAGGGGCGGCGGCCCTTTCCATCATCCTGCTGGCCGGAGCTTCCGTGGCGGCGGCCGGTCCGGTCGCCTTCGTCGGCATCATCGTGCCGCATATCGTGCGCCGCATCGCAGGCAGCGACTACCGATGGATCATTCCCTATTGCGCCGTGGTGGGCGCGCTGCTGCTTGTGGCGGCCGACCTGGGCTCCCGGTACATCGCGATGCCGAAGGAAGTGCCCGTGGGCGTCATGACGGCGGTCATCGGCGTGCCTTTCTTCGTGTACATCGCACGGTCGGGGAGGGTGGCACGATGA
- a CDS encoding iron ABC transporter permease, with protein MSRYRSLRMDRPRLSFLIERRTTWVLAILALLCAALMIVSTGIGSLPVSPLEVIRSMAGKGAAAHEVIVNKLRLPRIVIAVLVGASLAVAGAILQGLVRNPLASPDVTGITEGASLGAVLFLFLLGGSVPISWMPVSAIGGAFAVTALLYLLSWRGGVSPLRLVLIGTGLSAAFKSLSYMLIISGPLILTVKSLTFMTGSIYGVSWEKDVYTLLPWVAVLLPLAWFQARHVNIQALGDEVAGSAGAHVQRSRLILLLLSVALAGAAIAIGGAISFIGLMAPHMARKLVGSSFGGLLPASALIGAIILLAADLAARTAFSPLDIPAGVFTAAIGAPFFLYMLYRHRNS; from the coding sequence ATGAGCAGATACCGCTCTCTGCGCATGGACAGGCCGCGGCTGTCGTTCCTGATCGAGCGCCGAACGACCTGGGTGCTCGCCATTCTCGCCTTGCTGTGCGCGGCCCTGATGATCGTCAGCACCGGCATCGGCAGCCTCCCTGTGTCCCCTCTGGAAGTGATCCGTTCCATGGCGGGCAAGGGGGCTGCGGCTCATGAGGTCATCGTGAACAAGCTGCGGCTGCCGCGGATCGTCATCGCCGTGCTTGTCGGGGCGTCGCTGGCTGTTGCGGGAGCCATCCTGCAAGGTCTTGTCCGCAATCCGCTCGCATCCCCGGATGTGACCGGCATCACCGAGGGGGCGTCGCTGGGCGCGGTGCTGTTCCTGTTCCTGCTGGGCGGCTCCGTCCCTATCTCCTGGATGCCGGTATCGGCCATCGGGGGCGCTTTCGCGGTTACGGCGCTGCTGTATCTGTTGTCCTGGAGGGGCGGCGTCTCGCCGCTGCGCCTTGTGCTGATCGGCACGGGACTGTCGGCGGCGTTCAAATCGCTTTCCTACATGCTGATCATTTCCGGACCGCTCATTCTGACAGTCAAATCCCTGACGTTCATGACGGGCAGCATATACGGAGTCTCATGGGAAAAGGATGTCTACACGCTGCTCCCGTGGGTGGCGGTGCTGCTGCCGCTGGCCTGGTTCCAGGCCCGGCATGTGAACATCCAGGCGCTCGGCGACGAAGTGGCCGGAAGCGCAGGGGCGCATGTGCAGCGCAGCCGCTTGATCCTGCTGCTGCTGAGCGTGGCGCTGGCGGGAGCGGCCATCGCAATTGGAGGGGCGATCAGCTTCATCGGCTTGATGGCCCCCCATATGGCGCGCAAGCTTGTCGGCTCGTCCTTCGGCGGACTGCTGCCGGCGAGCGCCTTGATCGGCGCCATCATCCTGCTCGCGGCGGATCTTGCCGCGCGGACGGCTTTTTCGCCTCTCGATATTCCGGCCGGCGTATTCACGGCGGCGATCGGCGCTCCGTTTTTCCTTTACATGCTCTATCGGCATCGCAATTCATGA
- a CDS encoding iron-siderophore ABC transporter substrate-binding protein — translation MNKRIAAFMVSILLIGLLAACGSNNNNTASGPAANQPAANIGESSSSGDAERIVKHALGETKIKGTPQKVVVLTNEGTEAVLALGVKPVGAVKSWTGDPWYAHIKDKMEGVTVLGEESQPNIELIAGLQPDLIIANKMRHEKIFEQLSAIAPTVEAQDLRGYWKENFTLYADALNKKAEGEKLIADFDARIEDFKAKAGSKLNETVSMVRFMGGKTRVYHTDTFSGIIFDQIGIARNAMTKNSKETFVDEITKERLPEVEADRLFYFTYDTGDGKGNATEQEWTGDPLWKSLKVVQEGRAKRVDDAIWNTAGGILAANLMLDELYQIYEV, via the coding sequence ATGAACAAACGCATTGCGGCCTTCATGGTCTCCATCCTGCTGATCGGCCTGCTGGCCGCTTGCGGCAGCAACAATAACAACACGGCGAGCGGGCCTGCGGCCAATCAGCCTGCCGCGAACATCGGAGAGAGCTCCTCCAGCGGCGACGCGGAGCGCATCGTCAAGCATGCGCTCGGAGAAACGAAAATCAAGGGCACGCCGCAGAAGGTCGTCGTGCTGACCAACGAAGGCACCGAAGCGGTGCTCGCTCTCGGCGTGAAGCCGGTCGGCGCGGTCAAGTCCTGGACAGGCGATCCTTGGTACGCCCACATCAAGGACAAGATGGAAGGCGTCACCGTGCTCGGCGAGGAAAGCCAGCCGAACATCGAGCTGATCGCCGGCCTGCAGCCCGATCTCATCATCGCCAACAAGATGCGCCACGAGAAGATCTTCGAGCAGCTGAGCGCGATCGCGCCGACCGTCGAAGCACAGGACCTTCGCGGCTATTGGAAGGAAAACTTCACTCTCTATGCCGATGCGCTGAACAAAAAAGCCGAAGGCGAAAAGCTGATCGCCGACTTCGACGCCCGCATCGAGGACTTTAAGGCCAAAGCGGGCAGCAAGCTGAACGAAACCGTATCGATGGTTCGCTTCATGGGCGGCAAGACACGCGTCTACCACACCGACACGTTCTCCGGCATCATCTTCGATCAGATCGGCATTGCTCGCAACGCGATGACGAAGAACAGCAAGGAAACGTTCGTCGACGAAATCACCAAGGAGCGCCTGCCGGAAGTCGAAGCCGACCGTCTTTTCTACTTCACCTATGACACCGGCGACGGCAAGGGCAATGCCACCGAACAGGAATGGACGGGCGATCCTCTCTGGAAGAGCCTCAAGGTCGTCCAGGAAGGACGCGCCAAGCGCGTAGACGACGCCATCTGGAATACGGCCGGCGGCATCCTGGCCGCCAACCTGATGCTCGACGAGCTGTATCAGATCTACGAAGTATAA
- the fumC gene encoding class II fumarate hydratase — protein sequence MEYRIEKDTMGEIKVPADKLWGAQTQRSRENFKIGWEKMPLEVVKAMTYVKKAAAQANRKLGVLEPEKAEAICRAADEILEGKHDGEFPLVVWQTGSGTQTNMNCNEVIARRANQLLEAEGSSVRIHPNDDVNRSQSSNDTFPAAMHIAAVIAVSTSLLPALEVLKATLHEKSVQFDDIVKIGRTHLQDATPITLGQEISGWEAMLEKSSWMLTSSVDAIRELALGGTAVGTGINAHPDFAVQVAAEVAEITGHNFVTASNKFHSLTSHDQIVWVHGAIKGLAADLMKIANDVRWLASGPRSGIGEITIPENEPGSSIMPGKVNPTQCEAITMVACQVMGNDAAIGFAASQGNFELNVFKPVIAYNFLQSVVLLSDSMLSFNEHCAVGIEPNLDTLKHNLDQSLMLVTALNPHIGYENAAKIAKQAHKEGTTLKESAIKSGLLTSEQFDEWVRPEKMTGKR from the coding sequence ATGGAATACCGGATTGAGAAGGATACGATGGGCGAAATCAAGGTTCCCGCGGACAAGCTGTGGGGCGCGCAGACGCAGCGCAGCCGCGAGAACTTCAAGATCGGCTGGGAGAAGATGCCGCTTGAGGTCGTCAAAGCGATGACCTATGTGAAGAAAGCGGCGGCTCAGGCCAATCGGAAGCTTGGCGTTCTGGAGCCGGAGAAAGCCGAAGCGATCTGCCGCGCGGCCGATGAGATCCTCGAAGGCAAGCATGACGGGGAGTTCCCGCTCGTCGTATGGCAGACGGGCAGCGGCACGCAGACCAATATGAACTGCAACGAGGTCATCGCCCGCCGCGCGAACCAGCTGCTGGAGGCGGAAGGCTCCTCCGTGCGCATCCACCCGAACGACGACGTGAACCGTTCGCAGAGCTCCAACGATACGTTCCCGGCGGCGATGCATATCGCGGCGGTCATCGCGGTATCGACCTCCCTGCTGCCGGCGCTCGAGGTGCTCAAGGCGACCTTGCACGAGAAGAGCGTCCAATTCGACGACATCGTCAAAATCGGCCGCACGCATCTGCAGGATGCGACGCCGATCACGCTCGGCCAGGAAATCAGCGGCTGGGAAGCGATGCTGGAGAAATCGTCGTGGATGCTGACGAGCAGCGTCGACGCCATCCGCGAGCTCGCGCTCGGCGGCACGGCGGTCGGCACCGGCATCAACGCGCATCCGGACTTTGCGGTGCAGGTGGCGGCCGAGGTGGCCGAGATTACCGGCCATAACTTCGTGACGGCATCGAACAAGTTCCATTCCCTGACGTCCCACGACCAGATCGTCTGGGTGCATGGCGCGATCAAGGGCCTTGCGGCCGATCTGATGAAGATCGCCAACGACGTGCGCTGGCTCGCCAGCGGCCCCCGCAGCGGCATCGGCGAGATCACGATCCCTGAGAACGAGCCGGGCAGCTCCATCATGCCGGGCAAGGTCAACCCGACGCAGTGCGAAGCCATTACGATGGTCGCCTGCCAGGTCATGGGCAACGATGCGGCGATCGGCTTCGCGGCCAGCCAAGGCAACTTCGAGCTGAACGTGTTCAAGCCGGTCATCGCCTACAACTTCCTGCAATCCGTCGTGCTGCTCTCCGACTCCATGCTCTCGTTCAACGAGCATTGCGCCGTCGGCATCGAGCCGAACCTCGACACGCTGAAGCACAACCTGGATCAGTCCTTGATGCTCGTGACGGCGCTCAACCCGCATATCGGCTACGAGAACGCGGCCAAGATCGCCAAGCAGGCGCATAAGGAAGGCACGACGCTCAAGGAGAGCGCGATCAAGAGCGGCCTGCTCACTTCCGAGCAGTTCGACGAGTGGGTCCGTCCGGAGAAGATGACGGGCAAGCGCTGA
- a CDS encoding bifunctional 2-keto-4-hydroxyglutarate aldolase/2-keto-3-deoxy-6-phosphogluconate aldolase — MLNKLRVTQAIAEAGVVAVLRADSAEEVARMARHAIRGGIKAIEITMTVPMALQAIQQLAAEYSSKADPASDAYAIIGVGTVLDPETARAAILSGAEFVVAPAVNPDTITLCNRYAVPVMPGTMTIRDIQTAMELGADIVKLFPGSAFGPDMITAVKGPLPQANIMPTGGVSLANLALWVKAGAVAVGIGGDLTKEAVKQGDYTLIERQAQAYVQAYRDAKA, encoded by the coding sequence ATGCTTAACAAACTGAGAGTGACTCAAGCAATCGCGGAAGCGGGCGTCGTGGCCGTGCTTCGCGCGGATTCGGCGGAGGAGGTCGCCCGCATGGCGAGGCATGCCATCCGCGGGGGAATCAAGGCGATCGAGATTACGATGACCGTGCCGATGGCGCTGCAGGCGATCCAGCAGCTGGCCGCAGAGTATTCCAGCAAGGCGGATCCCGCATCGGATGCCTACGCCATCATCGGCGTCGGAACCGTGCTGGATCCGGAGACGGCCCGCGCGGCCATTCTGAGCGGCGCGGAATTCGTCGTTGCGCCGGCTGTCAATCCCGACACGATCACTCTGTGCAACCGCTATGCGGTGCCGGTCATGCCGGGAACGATGACGATCCGGGACATCCAGACCGCGATGGAGCTTGGAGCCGATATCGTCAAGCTGTTCCCGGGAAGCGCGTTCGGTCCGGATATGATTACGGCTGTCAAAGGTCCGCTTCCGCAAGCGAACATCATGCCGACGGGCGGCGTCTCGCTGGCCAATCTGGCGTTGTGGGTGAAGGCTGGCGCGGTCGCGGTCGGCATCGGCGGGGATCTGACCAAGGAAGCGGTCAAGCAGGGGGATTACACGCTTATCGAGCGGCAGGCCCAGGCATACGTCCAAGCCTACCGGGACGCCAAGGCCTGA